A region from the Dendropsophus ebraccatus isolate aDenEbr1 chromosome 1, aDenEbr1.pat, whole genome shotgun sequence genome encodes:
- the LOC138768739 gene encoding alpha-2,8-sialyltransferase 8E-like isoform X2, translated as MRYVNDLQRCSWEYNKLEHNLLREKFGSCCNASHLMIITQENAPLGQQLQYETNPKTVTVNEKIHNLFPETSPFTDKRFDTCAVVGNGGILQHSYCGSEIDNMDYVFRLNLPPMTLTEDTGTKSDLVTANPSIPIRRFERLMESRKPFSELLKNFGSAMFVLPAYSYASGTDVSYRVLHTVRDFDLPNKVVFFHPDYLKNLSMYWQEEGLRVKRMSSGLMLVSAAIELCNKVTLYGFWPFPQDLDGITIPHHYYDDIMPKPGFHSMPDEFYFYTQMHIKGVLRLNVRQCS; from the exons ATGAGATACGTGAACGACCTCCAGAGATGTTCCTGGGAATACAACAAACTGGAACACAATCTGCTAAG AGAGAAGTTTGGGAGTTGCTGTAATGCTTCTCACCTGATGATCATCACCCAGGAGAATGCGCCTCTGGGGCAACAGCTCCAATACGAGACAAATCCAAAGACTGTGACGGTCAATGAGAAAATCCACAACCTGTTTCCAGAA ACGTCGCCGTTCACCGATAAACGCTTTGACACTTGCGCTGTGGTTGGAAATGGAGGAATCTTGCAGCACAGCTATTGTGGGAGTGAGATCGATAATATGGATTATGTGTTCAG GTTAAATTTGCCCCCTATGACCTTAACAGAAGATACTGGAACCAAGTCTGATCTTGTCACCGCAAATCCAAGTATCCCAATAAGAAG GTTTGAAAGGCTCATGGAGAGCAGGAAACCATTTTCCGAGCTCTTGAAGAACTTCGGCTCTGCAATGTTTGTTTTACCAGCTTATTCATACGCCAGTGGCACGGATGTCTCTTACCGAGTGttacacacagtaagagactttGACTTACCAAACAAAGTTGTCTTTTTCCATCCAGACTACCTAAAGAACCTCTCAATGTACTGGCAAGAAGAGGGACTTAGGGTCAAGCGCATGTCTTCTGGGCTCATGCTGGTCAGTGCAGCCATCGAGCTCTGTAATAAGGTGACTCTCTATGGATTTTGGCCATTTCCTCAGGATCTAGATGGAATTACGATTCCACACCACTACTATGATGACATCATGCCCAAACCTGGTTTCCATTCAATGCCGGATGAGTTCTATTTCTATACACAGATGCATATAAAGGGGGTGTTACGCCTTAATGTCAGACAGTGTTCTTAA
- the LOC138768739 gene encoding alpha-2,8-sialyltransferase 8E-like isoform X1, whose amino-acid sequence MRWGWRLPVLMVIVLHGFYSNLQNRIGIYLWKQLQYNPLSAAQCAAIKGIILHKSLKSIKPKTFMRYVNDLQRCSWEYNKLEHNLLREKFGSCCNASHLMIITQENAPLGQQLQYETNPKTVTVNEKIHNLFPETSPFTDKRFDTCAVVGNGGILQHSYCGSEIDNMDYVFRLNLPPMTLTEDTGTKSDLVTANPSIPIRRFERLMESRKPFSELLKNFGSAMFVLPAYSYASGTDVSYRVLHTVRDFDLPNKVVFFHPDYLKNLSMYWQEEGLRVKRMSSGLMLVSAAIELCNKVTLYGFWPFPQDLDGITIPHHYYDDIMPKPGFHSMPDEFYFYTQMHIKGVLRLNVRQCS is encoded by the exons ATGCGATGGGGCTGGCGTCTCCCTGTCCTCATGGTTATAGTTCTCCATGGATTTTACTCCAACCTTCAGAACCGGATCGGGATCTATCTCTG GAAGCAGCTGCAGTACAATCCACTGTCCGCCGCTCAATGTGCTGCCATCAAGGGCATCATCTTACACAAATCTCTGAAAAG CATAAAACCCAAGACCTTCATGAGATACGTGAACGACCTCCAGAGATGTTCCTGGGAATACAACAAACTGGAACACAATCTGCTAAG AGAGAAGTTTGGGAGTTGCTGTAATGCTTCTCACCTGATGATCATCACCCAGGAGAATGCGCCTCTGGGGCAACAGCTCCAATACGAGACAAATCCAAAGACTGTGACGGTCAATGAGAAAATCCACAACCTGTTTCCAGAA ACGTCGCCGTTCACCGATAAACGCTTTGACACTTGCGCTGTGGTTGGAAATGGAGGAATCTTGCAGCACAGCTATTGTGGGAGTGAGATCGATAATATGGATTATGTGTTCAG GTTAAATTTGCCCCCTATGACCTTAACAGAAGATACTGGAACCAAGTCTGATCTTGTCACCGCAAATCCAAGTATCCCAATAAGAAG GTTTGAAAGGCTCATGGAGAGCAGGAAACCATTTTCCGAGCTCTTGAAGAACTTCGGCTCTGCAATGTTTGTTTTACCAGCTTATTCATACGCCAGTGGCACGGATGTCTCTTACCGAGTGttacacacagtaagagactttGACTTACCAAACAAAGTTGTCTTTTTCCATCCAGACTACCTAAAGAACCTCTCAATGTACTGGCAAGAAGAGGGACTTAGGGTCAAGCGCATGTCTTCTGGGCTCATGCTGGTCAGTGCAGCCATCGAGCTCTGTAATAAGGTGACTCTCTATGGATTTTGGCCATTTCCTCAGGATCTAGATGGAATTACGATTCCACACCACTACTATGATGACATCATGCCCAAACCTGGTTTCCATTCAATGCCGGATGAGTTCTATTTCTATACACAGATGCATATAAAGGGGGTGTTACGCCTTAATGTCAGACAGTGTTCTTAA